One segment of Prionailurus bengalensis isolate Pbe53 chromosome X, Fcat_Pben_1.1_paternal_pri, whole genome shotgun sequence DNA contains the following:
- the PIGA gene encoding phosphatidylinositol N-acetylglucosaminyltransferase subunit A isoform X1, translated as MACRGGGGPGQFPSAVLSRVSPGSLSTCRTHTHNICMVSDFFYPNMGGVESHIYQLSQCLIERGHKVIIVTHAYGNRKGIRYLTNGLKVYYLPLKVMYNQSTATTLFHSLPLLRYIFVRERVTIIHSHSSFSAMAHDALFHAKTMGLQTVFTDHSLFGFADVSSVLTNKLLTVSLCDTNHIICVSYTSKENTVLRAALNPEIVSVIPNAVDPTDFTPDPFRRHDSIITVVVVSRLVYRKGTDLLSGIIPELCQKYPDLNFIIGGEGPKRIILEEVRERYQLHDRVRLLGALEHKDVRNVLVQGHIFLNTSLTEAFCMAIVEAASCGLQVVSTRVGGIPEVLPENLIILCEPSVKSLCEGLEKAISQLKSGALPAPEDIHNIVKTFYTWRNVAERTEKVYDRVAGEAVLPMDRRLDRLISHCGPVTGYIFALLAVVNFLFLVFLRWVTPDSVIDVAIDATGPDGAWTPRYPPSKKEGKNNAMSKTR; from the exons ATGGCCTGTAGAGGAGGAGGTGGGCCTGGCCAGTTTCCCTCAGCTGTGCTCTCCCGTGTCAGCCCTGGAAGTCTGTCGACATGTAGGACCCATACCCATAATATATGCATGGTGTCGGACTTTTTCTATCCCAATATGGGAGGCGTGGAAAGCCACATTTACCAGCTCTCTCAGTGTCTGATTGAAAGAGGGCACAAAGTTATAATTGTCACCCATGCTTATGGAAATCGAAAAGGCATCCGTTACCTCACTAATGGCCTCAAAGTCTATTACTTGCCTCTGAAAGTCATGTACAACCAATCTACGGCCACGACCCTCTTTCACAGTCTGCCATTGCTCAGGTACATATTTGTTCGGGAGAGAGTCACGATAATACATTCACATAGTTCTTTTTCTGCCATGGCCCATGATGCCCTCTTCCACGCCAAGACCATGGGGCTCCAGACAGTCTTCACGGACCACTCCCTTTTTGGATTTGCTGATGTCAGCTCGGTGCTTACAAACAAGCTTCTAACTGTGTCTCTTTGTGACACAAACCACATAATTTGTGTCTCTTATACTAGTAAGGAAAACACTGTGCTAAGAGCAGCACTGAATCCTGAAATAGTGTCCGTCATTCCTAATGCTGTAGATCCTACTGACTTCACTCCAGACCCATTTAGAAGGCATGATAGTATAATAACTGTTGTTGTTGTCAGCAGACTTGTTTACAGAAAAG ggACTGATTTGCTTAGTGGTATAATACCTGAACTCTGTCAAAAATATCCagatttaaatttcataattgGAGGAGAGGGACCTAAGAGAATCATTTTGGAAGAAGTACGGGAAAGGTACCAGCTACATGACAG AGTACGTCTCTTGGGAGCCTTAGAACACAAGGATGTTAGAAATGTCTTAGTTCAAggacatatttttcttaatacttCCCTTACCGAAGCGTTCTGCATGGCAATTGTGGAAGCAGCCAGTTGCGGTTTACAG GTCGTCAGTACCAGGGTGGGCGGGATTCCTGAAGTACTTCCAGAAAATCTGATCATTTTGTGTGAGCCTTCTGTAAAGTCCTTGTGCGAGGGTTTGGAAAAAGCGATTTCCCAACTCAAATCAGGAGCGTTGCCAGCCCCCGAAGATATTCACAACATCGTAAAGACTTTCTACACCTGGAGGAACGTTGCGGAAAGAACTGAAAAA GTGTACGACCGCGTGGCAGGAGAAGCCGTGTTACCGATGGACAGACGACTGGACAGACTCATCTCTCACTGCGGCCCGGTGACGGGctacatttttgctttgttggcTGTAGTCAACTTTCTCTTCCTCGTTTTCCTGCGATGGGTGACTCCAGATTCTGTCATCGACGTTGCAATAGACGCCACAGGGCCAGACGGGGCCTGGACTCCTCGATACCCTCCCAGTAAAAAAGAGGGCAAGAATAATGCGATGTCTAAAACCAGGTAG
- the PIGA gene encoding phosphatidylinositol N-acetylglucosaminyltransferase subunit A isoform X2 — MACRGGGTDLLSGIIPELCQKYPDLNFIIGGEGPKRIILEEVRERYQLHDRVRLLGALEHKDVRNVLVQGHIFLNTSLTEAFCMAIVEAASCGLQVVSTRVGGIPEVLPENLIILCEPSVKSLCEGLEKAISQLKSGALPAPEDIHNIVKTFYTWRNVAERTEKVYDRVAGEAVLPMDRRLDRLISHCGPVTGYIFALLAVVNFLFLVFLRWVTPDSVIDVAIDATGPDGAWTPRYPPSKKEGKNNAMSKTR; from the exons ATGGCCTGTAGAGGAGGAG ggACTGATTTGCTTAGTGGTATAATACCTGAACTCTGTCAAAAATATCCagatttaaatttcataattgGAGGAGAGGGACCTAAGAGAATCATTTTGGAAGAAGTACGGGAAAGGTACCAGCTACATGACAG AGTACGTCTCTTGGGAGCCTTAGAACACAAGGATGTTAGAAATGTCTTAGTTCAAggacatatttttcttaatacttCCCTTACCGAAGCGTTCTGCATGGCAATTGTGGAAGCAGCCAGTTGCGGTTTACAG GTCGTCAGTACCAGGGTGGGCGGGATTCCTGAAGTACTTCCAGAAAATCTGATCATTTTGTGTGAGCCTTCTGTAAAGTCCTTGTGCGAGGGTTTGGAAAAAGCGATTTCCCAACTCAAATCAGGAGCGTTGCCAGCCCCCGAAGATATTCACAACATCGTAAAGACTTTCTACACCTGGAGGAACGTTGCGGAAAGAACTGAAAAA GTGTACGACCGCGTGGCAGGAGAAGCCGTGTTACCGATGGACAGACGACTGGACAGACTCATCTCTCACTGCGGCCCGGTGACGGGctacatttttgctttgttggcTGTAGTCAACTTTCTCTTCCTCGTTTTCCTGCGATGGGTGACTCCAGATTCTGTCATCGACGTTGCAATAGACGCCACAGGGCCAGACGGGGCCTGGACTCCTCGATACCCTCCCAGTAAAAAAGAGGGCAAGAATAATGCGATGTCTAAAACCAGGTAG